In Cryptomeria japonica chromosome 10, Sugi_1.0, whole genome shotgun sequence, a genomic segment contains:
- the LOC131034087 gene encoding uncharacterized protein LOC131034087, whose product MVVANKKFAIKIQHETKPLLEMLKNKDSWDEVKKVMEEIVVEKNEPKTIANFEDIPEDFEFRKLWNIENPSKAYDGSDEFDDDRDTDSDNEIASGHTTTTTANCAKTSILSETVKQTYTLGAAIIEKMGYQGGGLGSKGKGPWTPLEVKPRKTTNHRGIGVASIGKGNTYKPKPHFARASILDTRIQSQPEHGGESGATSTGGDGMGTSTSCGQ is encoded by the exons ATGGTTGTAGCAAATAAGAAATTTGCAATTAAAATCCAACATGAAACTAAACCCTTGttagaaatgttgaaaaacaaGGATTCTTGGGATGAGGTCAAAAAAGTGATGGAGGAAATTGTTGTTGAGAAAA ATGAACCAAAGACTATTGCAAATTTTGAAGATATCCCAGAGGATtttgagtttagaaaattgtggaatatagaGAATCCCTCTAAAGCATATGATGGTagtgatgaatttgatgatgatagAGATACTGATAGTGATAATGAGATAGCCTCAGGTCACACTACAACAACTACTGCAAACTGTGCAAAAACATCTATTTTGAGTGAGACCGTGAAACAAACATATACTTTAGGGGCAGCGATAATAGAAAAAATGGGTTATCAAGGTGGTGGTTTGGGGTCCAAAGGGAAAGGCCCTTGGACGCCACTGGAGGTAAAACCAAGAAAAACTACAAATCATCGAGGCATTGGAGTTGCATCAATAGGGAAAGGTAATACTTATAAACCTAAACCTCATTTTGCTAGAGCTTCAATTCTCGACACTCGGATTCAATCACAACCAGAACATGGTGGTGAATCAGGTGCTACTTCCACTGGTGGGGATGGTATGGGTACTAGTACTAGTTGTGGTCAATAA